One genomic window of Cercospora beticola chromosome 5, complete sequence includes the following:
- the VMA8 gene encoding H(+)-transporting V1 sector ATPase subunit D (BUSCO:EOG09264IMV), producing the protein MSSGAGREPVFPTRQSLGLMKSKLKGAQTGHDLLKRKSEALTKRFREITRRIDEAKRKMGRVMQIAAFSMAEVTYAVGNSGFSYQILEGARSAKFRIKTRQENVSGVFLPQFESYQHEGASEYAMTGLGKGGQQVQKCRETYTRAVETLVELASLQTAFVVLDEVIKVVNRRVNAIEHVIIPRTENTIKYINSELDEMDREEFFRLKKVKGLKERAAAAEEEQRKKQALKDKAEGKENVTEEEQQQAKDILGEEKDEDVIF; encoded by the exons ATGTCGTCCGGCGCG GGCCGCGAACCCGTCTTCCCAACCCGTCAGTCCCTCGGGCTTATGAAATCCAAATTGAAAGGCGCACAAACTGGCCATGACCTGCTCAAACGCAAATCCGAAGCCCTCACCAAACGTTTCCGCGAAATCACCCGCCGAATCGATGAAGCCAAGCGAAAGATGGGTCGTGTCATGCAGATCGCCGCCTTCAGTATGGCAGAAGTGACATATGCGGTTGGCAACTCCGGTTTCAGTTATCAGATTCTAGAGGGGGCGAGAAGTGCCAAGTTTCGGATCAAGACGAGGCAGGAGAACGTCAGTGGTGTGTTTCTGCCGCAATTCGAGAGTTACCAGCATGAGGGGGCGAGCGAGTATGCGATGACGGGGTTGGGTAAGGGAGGACAACAGGTGCAGAAGTGCAGGGAAACGTACACAAGAGCAGTGGAGACGTTGGTCGAGCTGGCGAGTCTGCAGACGGCTTTTGTGGTGTTGGATGAGGTGATCAAGGTGGTGAATCGAAGAGTAAATGCTAT TGAACACGTTATCATACCGCGGACGGAGAACACGATCAAATATATCAACTCGGAACTGGACGAGATGGATCGAGAGGAGTTCTTCAGGttgaagaaggtgaaggGGTTGAAGGAGCGAGCGGcggcagctgaagaagagcagaggaagaagcaagcACTGAAAGATAAGGCTGAGGGCAAAGAGAATGtcacagaagaagaacagcaaCAAGCCAAGGATATATtaggagaagagaaggatgaggatgtcATCTTCTAA